cgaagcggtacctcgggagtgcccttgttgatattgatttatggccgcagtcgtctttgattattgttgtgattttcttaaagttgaaaataattctattttgtttccacgaggtattaatttctattatttggtgtaattaaatagtgacatactacttgactcattttcattatcatattattttattatattgttaaacattttaccatgccattaattatttttcagtagggcctgaccgacctcgtcactactctaccgaggttaggcttggcacttactgggtaccgctgtggtgtactcatactacgcttctgcacatctttttgtacagatctaggtacatcttatcagacaaGGCATCaataaactagctgtacgaggagacttcgaggtatatctgccagcgcccgcagactctggagtccccttctatcttactatgttgtcttccttaattgttttagactctgatgtatagagacgtAGAGAATAAAtacttagaagcttgtgacttatttctaccgggttttgggagttgtaattatttgaattgtagtttatttattttagatatttattattattccacgttaatagacttacctagtcttagagactaggtgtcatcacgacctcctacgaagggaatttggggtcgtgacatgtgatcgagggatatagtgatgcaaattggatcactagGTCatttgaagttaaatccacgagtgaatatgttttcacaattgggggtggagcagtgtcttggaaatcatccaaacaaacatgcatcgcacgttctacaatggaatctgaattcatagctttagattaggttggtgaagaagctgaatggctccgaaatttcttggaagatattccattttggaccaaacctttggcaccaatatgtatacattgtgatagtcaagtggTAATTGGCAGGACatggagcgttatgtataacggaaaatctcgtcatatacgacagAGACACAAtcccgttagacaactactctctagtggtgttatcatgattgactacgtaaagtcaagagataatgtgttggatccacttacaaaaggcctatctagagaggcagttgaaagatcatcaaatgGAGTGAGGTTAAGGCCTAGGagaagtcatcatggcggtaactctacctagtaGACTAGAGATTCCAAGAGTTAGGTTTAAAGAGATCAAACAAACTTATGAATGacagttcaacattgtcaaataactcaacccattctcatAATGAAGACAATGCTCAggaatcgaggtaaagcattaaaactttttgatgagtcaataaagctaAAAAGTTTTtaaatgatttgctaagtctggcaggatatgaccagatagtgtatctataggattacacgtttagaaatcacctatgtgagtgtgaagtgtaagccgcttcaaggggaatgaaagtaaaggcccattctctaagcactcatgaaaccaggcagtgttcatggctgaaacgaacacaaccgtgagaactatagatggttaagggttgattgtgtgacttatgttgtctaggtgtataacaaagctcgacggttcaaagatatcaaatctaccgattgaccgagtatatccgatataagttcactacggaaagttcaaagggaaacctacttattcatatgcaattaatccttgcatgtaaaacacacactcgtccgtgcattcctttgtcttatagccactccccattcatgtggggaatTGTTAGGATTAAAGATTGGTGAATGAGAAATGCAGGGAAAGTGAGCTCCTttttgctttggaaagagcaaagtgtccctcattgatgatggaaagaaaaataaatgtgcttatattgagaaaacatttctcttggtgttaaatgggttggaaagaaagtaagcctcGCGGCGTCGGCGTCGGCTTCGGCTTCGcggcttcggattcggtcaaagattgattgattaatctttttggataaaatttctttcaattatttaattaattaatttaattaattggatttggtcaaagatcgaatgattgattaatctttttggacaaaatttctttcaattatttaattaattaattaacgaaaattcaGCCCGAAATAACCCAGAACCCGCGACGCGACCCGGTCCGGTCCGTTTTCCTTCCTGAATTATTTTAAAAtcgttttcccgcaatatttcaaacagccTGTTCCAACAgtcatggctgtttctgaaaggttgcaaaccttttcagaaacagtaTCAGAAAGTCTATAAATATGCTTTGAATCCcaaaatctttccttacgaaattttctgctcttcttcttcttctgcacaaaatctTTAGTGTATTTTACAACCTTCGAATGGTTCGTTGTTACATCGGCgcttttggtaccaacactccagtgagttaaatcgttctattctgggaggataatattccagcacctcgggtacttgaggggaataattttcttaaggacacactgtgcattcagtggactcgatttattccgaaattattttttcaaaattatttcgACATTATATTCTTGCtaactttctgtttctgtttttcctatttcagaaagtttaccgTTTCATTATTTACAGTAATACATATTGACTAACAATAACATAGGTTTCCACCCAAGACTTTTCTCATTTTAAACATAGGCCCCAGTTCAACTATCACTGAGAATTCTACACAAATGTTTTTTTCCCAGTTTCTgcaatatattttcttatttgtCCCGGAAAGAGCTTGAATGCATTACTATTAGTTATACGAATAAAAATCATCATCAATTGGTCATTCTCTACAATAACAAACCCAGTGAAAATCTCACAAGTGGAGTATTGGGATGGTAGAGTGtaagcagaccttacccctacctttgtgAAAGAAGAGGGGTTGTTCCGATAGGTCCTCggcacaagaaaatatgagaaAGAAGCAATAGCAGCAAGCCGTACCAACAACACGATACTAGATAAACTAAAGCGAAAGAGACTATGAACTAGAAATTCATATATCTAAGTATAAGAAACCTCTTTTGAATGAAGTAACAAGACATGGATAAGATTAATATTAGTGACTGATCTTAGCTTAAAGGGATAATTTGAGGCTCCAGCACAAATACTGCTGATATTCATAATAGGAAGATTGCTGGAACGTCAACAGAATGATATATAGTTTTATCAAGGAATAAAAAGAACAAAACAAAAGGATGAGTTTAGGTTATCAGATTTTACATATGACAGAAAGCCTATTGCTTATGAAGGAAACAACCAAACAAAACAGTGAAGGCATATTTTTTTTCACTAATAAGGTGGGAAGAAGCTATTAAGTTGGCATGGTAATTTATAGAACTCATCACTCCTGACATCTTTAGTATATACCACAAACTTGTCCCACCAATGCGAACCATTATCTTTTCGAGCTTCATCGTTACTAATAGGGAGGGTTCTGTCCAAAAATACAGCAACTACAGCAGCTACCGTGGCGTGTGACATGAAGATGACAGACATTATGTCATTAAACTGCAGTTCAACGACAAGATCATTAGTACAAGGTTGTTTTGTAACAATAGTTCTTAAAAATAATCGCGTTTAATTAGTGGATGAAGGTTGTGATTACCCATCTTGAATGTGTATGAAGAGGACCAGATCCAGAACATAGCTGATGCTCTCTGAAATACTGAGGTAAGGATAATCCCAAGAAAAGAGAAAATCCTAATATGAACTTTGTCCTAAAGCTGTTAAGGTTACAGAATTGGAGAAATCCAAGACCAGCAGAAGCTGCATTTGTACCAATGAGTCAAATCATATTTGTCATTGGAGAAATTTGCTAACGAAATGGTAAAAATGTAAGAGTTACATACAGACATATCCAAAGAAAATACAATATATGGCAGCCATGATTGATGCAGGTATTGAAGCAAAAATTGCTCCAAATTTTCCTGGTAAACAAAAAGGTAGGTCACTTATTGAATCAATACATCAGTATTAGTATATAGAGAAAAGAGTTTACTTTTGGTAGAGAAAAAGAGTTTACTAGTCAGTCCTTGAATATACATTAGCACTAGCATACCTAAGATGGAGAAGAAAATCATAAAAGCAGCAGATATTTGTGCGACTCTTCGGCTTCCAACTCTTGTCATTGCCAAGAGACCAGCATTTTCCCTGTAAATACAACATAAGCTCAATTCGAGCCGCTTAATTCTATGTGAATCATAGTTAATCGATTGCATGACACATGAAATTTCAAGCACGGATAAGACCGTTTGTAGCCATCCGTGCCTAATAAGTAGAAGGAAGTTTAGATTGGAAAAACAGTACAGAGATGATAGATTGTTACGCTGTAGCAGTGCAACCAGTGACACAACCAAAAGCAGCATTTAGCAAAGTCCCTATCCCCTGCCAAGAATTTGAAGTTCACAATGTAAATAAAATTCGATACAGAGAGGATATATAGAAGAGAACATTTGATCTCACCAGCCAACCAACGCCCCGGCTAATGACAGAAGGTGGCACTGGTGTAGCGCTTCCATATCTCGCTGATGCAAGGAATACACCAGTTGACTACACAACAACAGGATTCAAATTGAATTCAAGACTAGATTTTACCATGAAAATAAAAGCTCAGTGCACCAAAAACAATTTAGAACATCATTTCTTGCATCCTATTTTTTCAACAACGTTTACTGTGAAGACTGTGTTACATATCAATAGCAAAGAGATAAGTAGAGGATCAGAGAGCAGACCTCAACTGAAGCAACAAAAGAAGCGAACATCATGGTTAAAGCATCTCCAAAGTTGAAGGTAGGAACCCCCCATTGAAATGGATATGGTATATCTATCCTGCATAAAGTGATGCGAGTTGCATGATAAAAGTTTCCTGAATCCAAATTCAATAAACAAATTTCCTGAACCCCCAATATTTCAATGAACAAAATTTTCTTCAAGCCAAACTCAATAAGGTTACATCtaaacaaagaaaatataagaatttccaacttcatAACGTGAATATAAGTGAAAGAAATCCCACCAAGGAGATCCAGAAATGAGTCCAGAGCTATCAGTGCAGCAAGTTGCTTCCTTTGCATTCTTGTATGCACCACTCCAGGTCAAGATTGCTGCATAAAACCATATAATTGCTATAGAGAAGAGCATTGCAAACCGGTCACATATCGGCCTCTTTAATTTGAGATATGTTGGTAGATACTGCAAGAAATTTAGTACATTCAGGGAATCAATTCGAGTAGGAAGAGGATATATGATGTGAATAACTACTATCACGACGTATGAGCAAGCTATATGTTAGAAAATTTTTTCTTTAACCCTTATGCTCAATGCACAAAAATGCCACAGTGTATCCTGGATCTTCTGATCGGCAACTTATTTTAGCAAGTTCATATATTTACCTTTACTCAACAGGATATACCATTTCAAAATCACTTGATCAATATCACTACTTTAGTAGAGAGAACACGCTACGGTATCCTCTTCAACAACTCCATGAAAGAGAACAAGGTACTCATAAAAAAACATATAAATCGAAACTTAAATTCATTATAATGGATGGCATTACTTGCCTGTGTGATGACAACCATGAAAATTAACTGTGGTATCCCAACTTCGATACATTCTGCAATctacaaaagaaagaaaacaaaaagtaCTTAGTGAACTTGTTTTCAGCAATCTGATGCTCTCATCTTTCCtgagattatattttaaatcaaAAGCATATATTATAAGAGAAGTCTAGAAATAACATTCTCACCAATGGGAAGCCAAGATGGTAGAGCCCTAGTCCAGTCAAAGTAACAAGTGGTGCCACAGATAGAGGGCTAAGTAACCTAAATTATAGAAGAAATGCAGAAGTTATGCAGCAAATAAAGTTGAATACCTAAAGTTGAATATTCCACATGCTCAAGACTGTAAAAAAGAAGAAGTTCAGATTACACACACCTTACAAGATTTCTCCACAGGCCAAAGAAGCCCATTATAATTTGGAAACCAGAAGTAACAATAAGAGCTCCCTGTATGCCCCTCATTGTATGCATAAACTTCTGTGAATATCAGTCACAAAAACAAATTCAAGAAACATCAGCTGAATTGacaacctcccccccccccccaaaaaaaaaaaaaaaaaacaactcAAAGTCCCAACAGGGGCAGATGAACCAATATTTTTGACACGGAgcatttcaacaaatattcaatTCTGATCATCATAATTCCATAGTCTATGTTGCAGACTTTCCAAAAtgctgccgcacccgtgtcggtgtcggatcctccaaaaatacactacttttggaggattcGACACGCACCCAACGACATTTttgagagtccgagcaacatagtcCAGAGTGCAATGTGTTCCGTGTGAATAACCTTAAAGATTGAACACATCAAGTTTAAATTTTGGATCCGCCTCTGGTCCCACACACCTCCTACCCgaaaagagagagaaagagataaAAATGTTATACTACGTTACCAGCTCAGGATCCTGAAGAACTGAGGACCTATTAGCCTGGATAATTGAGGTAACAGGTATCAAGTATGCATATGAACCACCTATTACCAATGGCAATCTGGTCCCAAATAAGGATTGTAGTAATGTATTCACTCCTGAAATAAAAAGCATTGTCTGTACTACTTTTGCCTTCTCATCCTACAATATAAGATCACTGTCTCAAAATCAATTGAATCAATAAAAGGATAATAGACAATATCAATTAGCATAGTGTTAACGGTTCACAAAAAAAAATGTTAAGGAATTGACGAAAATTCTTACATTGCCACCTCCCATTTGAGGAACTATGATGCTAGGAATTAAGACAATATTACCAAGACTCAATATGTAATGTTGAAACCCCAAGAATAATGCTTCTGCTGCATTTTTCATGAAATAATCATAGTCAGTTCAATATCTTTTTTCGACGAAATTAACAATAGTTGACAATATAATATGGTCTTATCTAAATAATGTCACGTACACAAAGGTGGTGGGCTGTTAACACAGTATTGTACATTCTTAAGTTGTTCCATAACTGGATGAGGATGTAATTCCTCTGCTTTTTTAGCTCCATTCTCACCACCTCCACTAGACATAGTTGAAGCTTAGAGATTGGTTTTAGAGAAAGTTCAAATTGGAGCTAAATATTTCTTTACTTGACATTTTCTTTGTAGCAAAAAAGGTGACCGTTACAAATTAATTGCTATAATTAGATATTGATGATATGGAACTAATTGAGTATATTACCGTTACTAATATTATGCCTTAGTTTTAAAGAGTGAAAGATATACATTTATATCTGATACCAAAATAACTAACCCTCATGTTCCAAGGCCCTGTACTTGGTCTTCAGTATCTTGTGCTGTAACTCCAAGACTAATTTCAATGTTAAATCCTCAAAATTCTCTGAAAAGACTAAATGCGATTATTAATCTGATACGTGTTATTTCAGCTCTGATTTCTGGAATCTGGTTTCATTATTCAATACATTATCCCCAGTAGATAACAAACTTAtactaaaataattatattaaagtGGAAAATCAAAGTAAGGCTCAATGAGTTGCAAAGTATGTAAGTAATTTTAATCTTCTAACCCCTGCTTTAGTATAAAACAAATTAACAAAAAAACAAATAGATAAAATTCATTAAGCTACAACAGACATTAAAAGGTTTATACTGTTCGTTGCTGGAAACTTTGTCTCTTATTACTTTCTTTTTACATATTATGTTAGTCTAAAAAGAGcagtgaaaaaaaaattaaattttagaaTCAATAATTTGAAGAAGGATTCGACATGCTAGAGCAATTAATTAGGAATTTACATATTTCACACAATTTTATTAGTCCCCTTTTGGACGAATTCTTCCTGTGAGAGAGTGTTTTAATTTAATCCCATTTACTTCAAATGATTTACTGAAGATTGTAGGTAGAATTGCCAATAAAAAAGTAAGCAATGGTTTCTACGAAAATATACTATCATTCGGATATTGTTTAATAATAATGCGATTATAAATTGCCTAATAATAAGTTGATTAATTAATAGTAAATAAATgaataatgaaaataaaattaacaTACTATTTTTTCTGGGGTGTGTTAGTCGACAGTCTCGACTTGTATGTAAGGAAGTGGGTCCAACCGAAAACTTTTCGCTCTTCTATCTTTTGTTTTCCTACTATTAAATTCTACACCAGCCaattatcaataataataataataatctacAGCAACCACATGAGGAGGCAAAAATTATTTATTGCACGTTTGGACTACTACAATTGAAATTAAACTAAGCTAGACTGGTGACTTCCTTTCACATTTGATTTGACAACCTGAATTCAATCCAAAATACGACTACAACCAATCAGAAACAGTTGCTATTTGCTACTCCTTATGTGGATGacattcctttttttttcttttttttttttcagcaATGTCTTAATGAACGAGGTTAAAAAAACAGTAAAGAATTCGATTCGATCCAAATTCTTGTCTATAACCGTCTGCTATCTTAAATTACTTGATCCAATTAATTCACTCGCATTATGTATGACCCATTACCACAAAAAAAAAAGCATTTAAATTATTAGGGGTATCTTtatattttcaaaatacgaattcAACACCTATAGTTAAGAAGAAAAATCATATCCATAATATTATGTATATTTcttttatctatctatctatatctatctatctatctatctatatctctatatctatctatctatattattataaaagaacGAATAATTTATGATAAATGTTGAatgactaaaatatccttaaaatattgatcgacttttatgcccttaaatatttgtataatttaaggatCTAATGGTAAATTACCTAATGATGAAATTCTTTTTCGATTTAAACTATATATATGCCTGACCCTACAATGTTGATCATACTTGAATTAGAAAAGTACGTCCATAATTTTCTTTCAAAGAATTATTGTTCCTAATTACAATTCTTTTATAACAAGGAATATACTAGAAAAAAAGGCACGTACTAAAAGAAGATTTAGTACTACGTTCTAAACACATCAATAACATTTTAAacaaagttgaaaattcttactatcctttaaagtcttaatttgtaTTTAGTTCATATAAAGCTAAAACTAAGTTAAGTTAGTATCTTTTACCTAAATATTAGGAGTTACTACATATTTCAAATAAATTgagttaatttttaaaatattaaataataagaaaacaattaaatagtaatttttaaaaatataaaatctaaTTTTAAAGGATTAAACAATAGGGGCAAGTTTCTATGAATATGTTTCTTTTACATGATAATAAAGTGGTTCTAATAATATGAAGAGATTGTgctctttaatttatttatttttacttcAGTATGAGTAATTGATTGCTTTAcaaatttctcaaagaaaatcgATTGATGTTAGATTAGGTTTCCTAGAATAAGTTCGTCAAAGTCTCCTATATATTGAAGTTTaacaaaaaaaattcttttgaTTGATTTATTTTCATTAGATGCTCAATTGTCTCCAATTCAAGATTTACATCAATTTATATTCAAATAAAAAACAAAATCctttagaataatattattaatGTATTATGCGTTATGATTGGTTAAAACAATCTAAAGTAAGTGAAACACAATGATTGGACCGGCTTTGTAACATAAGCAAAAATACATTATGATGTTCATATAAAATGTGAAAATCAACTTGAACTTTCCAAGGTATTAGCtagctaaaaaatatatactatatatataatacacatatatatataaaatatttatctGCTATTATTTTTGAcggttaaatatatatatatatatatatatatatatatatatatatatatatatatatatatatatatataaaatcttaatTAATCATGGACTTGATTTATCAAAATACGtgtataattaatattttattgctTTGAATATGATAAAGTAGTATAATTTTACTCGGGTTATATCCGCCATAATTTTAATTTAACATAACTTTATAAATAATTGAGACAACCCTCACAAATATGTCAAAGTACAATAGTGAAAAAGTAATACTTTTTGGAGGTAATTCAAAGATGGACAACTATATGTTTTACTTTTGAGATGGAGAAGCCAAAGTTATAGAAGGAAATATGACACCAAAAAACGACCTCTATAAAGAAGTCTTAGATATGATACTACCACACTGAATATTTATACACTATAAATAGGATATTACTTAACTTAATTAAATTGATCATCTTTGTAGGTTAAGACGATATCATTTATAATTCAAGTATtctattaatataataatattaatGTTTAGCATTTAAATGATTGTTGTATTTTTATCACGTTAATTGCTTTACAATGATCATATCATCTTGTAAATAATTTGTTACTAAAGTTAGTTAgttattttttcacataaaagttcTGACTAAATATTTACGTCCAACGCATGTACATAgtaactagtactatattaaaagtacgaaggcccttagctaaatgttgttcgccttttttaccctttaaacatAGAGTTTACAtcggataaaatagtcatttaataatttttttctaatatttaggaatagtcatttaatttttttttaatatttaaaaataattatttaattattgtcctaatatttaagactttaatTTTCAATTCTAGAATTCATACACTTTCAACTCCATTTAAATTTAGGAATATTAGATAAGCACGTTCAATTACAAACTAGGATAGTTTCGACAACTTTCGATTTAAgagtattttttctttctttttcttccaacTTTTGTAGACTGcttgccttttattttattagaatATTTTTAAGGTTAATTCACAATCTTTTTAAATATACAATTTTAAGAGTACAAATCATATCACTAAGTAATATTAAAGATTTTACCATTCTATACGTGAAAAcaaaatagtaaaaacaaaattgAGGTTACAATTTGCCGAAAATTATTTACATTTGTTTAtgaaagtaaaaaataaattcaacaaaataAGAAAtcataataaattaaaaaattaaaaagcaAAAATGTTTTTGTAGATTTtatcataaaaatatttttagaaaatataaacaattaaaatatttttttaatcaaatTGGATTTACTTTTAAATTGTCTTTATTTAAATGAGAACTGATTATAAGtacacaaagaaaaataaaacgtTACATATGTGGGAATTGATGAAAAGAATAAATTCTAATTTTGATCTAAACATGAATTTCATATTCTAAGTCCTTCCACGATAGTACGAACGTAGCCCTTTCATAATCAAACAATTGCAAGTAATACTACTACaatcatattgtcacgacccattttctgaacaagccgtgaccggcacccgatcactaaacataaccgagcgaaccatctgtgcttatcaaatctattataacttcaaactttatatgcaacaaggcaatactttaaccaaatacttttgattaatttaaatatttaaaataaattaactccaaaactttattcgtagtaactactgaaatactgctaagttattatcaaaaatatctgaatcttaacccaccgactgtatctatgaagcctctactgataaactGACGCACTACTCAGGACATGAGATTTCCTGGCCAGTTCTCTAAGTGAACaaagaaatagctaaataaaGATGACTCTAAGGAgtactccacgaacaaaagcggagctcaccaatagcactgaaagtgagggaagtcctaactcgtagcctgctcgcctgcaaaaccggttcctacgttgtaccgcagaccaacgtaggttcccaaaagagaacgtcagtaccatccattgtactcagtgagtctcaacgacatgggacgaaactttaataacatatacattacaagcaaagattctaaatgcatgtaaaacataaagcttataagaagaattctaaaataattgcataatagcagtttatgaatattctaaaagaaattcttttctttttcttttaaaaaaaaatacatcacTTTATACTTTgggagttccaactatcctgacTTAATTCTGTCTCAGTCACCGTATGATCGGCacgggttcgatcccaacctgatcgaataggcccaatccacaaggtgccactcgcttcatggttctcagCGCTCATGTGCTATACCTTAGCTTGGCTAGGCAAATTCTCAGCAACGAGACCCTCGgctcgtgtgctccctactttggcacaagtagtttcaggaagtcaatgccttggtcaggaccctcggcctggatgatgaccccttctcagaatagaggatactcccaaaaaatatttctttctaaAACTTATTCTGgtgacttttcaagtctaaatcttttctGAAACATCCTATGCATACTCATACCGGTATCCTTAATTGTAAAGCATGgcataagaatgaaataaacatttaaaagtatttctaaagattcttgctttttcatgaattttcaacatgaaaatggcatataagaataacacaaaaatctgaaaaatttatgcacatatatcataataaattatcTAAACTTTAGCTAGAACAATTCTAAGTTAATAGGTACTTAATAGCTCCAATTAAGTACATATTAACTCTTTTAAGTAATTCATCAAACACCTTGTATGCGTTcttttgtgagttaaaccactttagtaaagggttatatTAACTCACTTCAAAACTCCTTGAGCCAATGCATAATCCCCAGTCTAATTTATACCCGTCAAATAATTGATTCTACAACAACCATTGTATTTGAATTAATTTTAAAGATTCACACCTAAACATGGAACTTACTGTTTATACAGAGGAAGAAGGTAATTAACTATTCAATTCTTACCTATACTACTTTAGGATAATTGACAATAGGGAATTTTATATTCCTGAGTTCAAGAATTAGTAATTTGTGAAGAACCCTAAAATTTTTGTTGTCTGCGTAAATAGTCTTGCTGCCTCTGTTTCTCGTTCTGTTTCTCTTTTCCGTATGAGGCTTGCGCGAGTTTAAGCCTTCTGTCTTGTTCCTATAAGGCTTTTCAACCTTCAGAGTTTTTTGTTGTGTTTTGGTTAAGGCTTTCAAGCCTTTTGCCCCTTTTAAAAGAAATACGTTTCTTACCATTCCAAGGCTTTAagcctttatttatttatttatttattatttttctatttttgttttgttttgccttaactaataattaattatacccacttttaaaaattactaacattaaaattattaataatcccCTAATTGTATATCCAATTCTTTATAAATAGAGAAGAAACTCAAAAATCAATCACAAGGGTTTAAATCcgtaatagaagtataattttttATGCACTTTAG
This region of Nicotiana tomentosiformis chromosome 4, ASM39032v3, whole genome shotgun sequence genomic DNA includes:
- the LOC104106950 gene encoding putative nucleobase-ascorbate transporter 10, whose amino-acid sequence is MSSGGGENGAKKAEELHPHPVMEQLKNVQYCVNSPPPLSEALFLGFQHYILSLGNIVLIPSIIVPQMGGGNDEKAKVVQTMLFISGVNTLLQSLFGTRLPLVIGGSYAYLIPVTSIIQANRSSVLQDPELKFMHTMRGIQGALIVTSGFQIIMGFFGLWRNLVRLLSPLSVAPLVTLTGLGLYHLGFPLIAECIEVGIPQLIFMVVITQYLPTYLKLKRPICDRFAMLFSIAIIWFYAAILTWSGAYKNAKEATCCTDSSGLISGSPWIDIPYPFQWGVPTFNFGDALTMMFASFVASVESTGVFLASARYGSATPVPPSVISRGVGWLGIGTLLNAAFGCVTGCTATAENAGLLAMTRVGSRRVAQISAAFMIFFSILGKFGAIFASIPASIMAAIYCIFFGYVSSAGLGFLQFCNLNSFRTKFILGFSLFLGLSLPQYFREHQLCSGSGPLHTHSRWFNDIMSVIFMSHATVAAVVAVFLDRTLPISNDEARKDNGSHWWDKFVVYTKDVRSDEFYKLPCQLNSFFPPY